AGTGACAaccttctattttttaaaaagtttttactAATTGGCTTTGCATTACTTGTTTTAGGCATAAGCTAAAGTTGAGAAAATTTAGTGATTTATTTCTACCTTCctaaataacaatattttatataaaacaaagTTATGTTAGTCTTCGAAAATATTGTAAATCCATGAATAGAGTATTACGATTCTCATCTTTGTTAAATGGGTTTACAATTTTGATGCAGGTTCTGTTGCGTTaaaattttgtcattttattattCATTCTTGCAAGCAGTAGGCTTTTAGGGCTCCTCCCACTGATTTGCTCTCTATGGAAACTAAGGGACCATGACCCCTAAAGTTTCAAAAAAgcctaaataaatatataaaagaaatacaatAGTTGTCTCTTGAAGTTTAATTCCGAAACTCACTATGAAGGTGCTTTATACATTGCCAACAAGACTTTACCACATAGTAGATTTACCTATTTCATTGAGAAAGAATAGatgtaattgaaaaaaaaaatgattttctattcttttttgaCTAATTAGCATGTACGTTATAcaaattacatgataactttaACTCACTAAGTACTATCATTCAGAAATAAGCGCATAACTGGTGCTTGTTGTTTTGGAGACTGGTAAAGCGGATAATTATAAACATTTTTTACTCGAGTAattattggaattttttttttcctatacaCATTTAGCTCGATTACTAAGTCATACACATCCAAACACTTCACTATCTTATGGCAATAAGAATTAGAGATACAAGAAAGATTAAAACAACCAAGATACCAAACATTTCGAAGctatcaaataaatttaaaaatatattatagaaacTAAGGCCTGGTTTGGACATCAAAtaccaaactatctcatcttatctcattattagaactttattaaatttcaatacaaaatataataaataattcaactttttcaaattttaaaataaaaaacatattccataattatattataataatattttatttaacttttaacaaaaatctcatctcatctcatttgaactGTGTAGTCAAACAAGGCCTaagagttagagagagaggaCTCACTGGTCAAATAAGAgttaaagaaaatacataatGGTATTTCAAATTGTTCAGATATGATAATATGGAGATGTACAACAAGTGATAATTTTACTGTAAAAAGtgaatattatttacaaaatgagATATTGGATCGAGATAAAGGCCTATCGTCAATTTCAAATTGCAAGGAAGCTGTTTGGAACAGAATTTGCaagttaaaaatttcaaacgTTGCAAAAGTTTTTCTATAGAGAGCTTGCTTAGAGGCCTTACCCactaatttaaatctctttaaaagaaaaataatagagtCACTAAATTGTCCACTGTGTttacaagaagaagaaaatacaatATATGTTTGGATGTATGGTATCTTCATTCaaagaattttcaaaaaaaaattatttgacggCAACTAATTGTaaggatttatttatttgttactaTGTATAATATTGTTGATGAAGAACATATGAAAGAAGTAGTTGTGACGGTAAACAGACTTTGGCATAgaagaaatgattttattttcaacaaCAATTTTCCTCATCCAAATTTGGTGATGCATTAGTCAAAGCAGCAACTTGTGGATTATAAGGAAACTCCAACAAATTCAGGCAAGATAACAACAATTGATACAGAGGATTTGATGAGCAGATGGGAACCTCCTATAGGTGAATTATTAAAGATTAATTGGGATGCCACGATTAATAAATCTTTAGGAAATGTTGGTATTGGTATTATAGTAAGAGATGGTGATGGTAATGTTTTGGCTATAAATAGAGTGCAACCTGATTTTTGCAATGGCGGAAGCTTTTGGTGCTCTACAAGACTACAAGCAACAATTGTTTTTTATAGTGAGTTGGACATAAAAAGGATTATCTTGGAAAGTGACTCTCCAGGTTATTAATAGCATCAAGCAACATGATTTTTATTGTAATGGTGTAGGTCTGATTATTACAGATGTGAAAAATATGCTTATACAATTTTATCAATGGTTTGTTAGGCATGTTAGAAGAGAAGTGAATGTTGTGGTTCATTTTTTAACCAAGAACTCTTTAGAGTTAGAGGATGATTCTATGAGATGGATAATCTCATTGTTTAGCCAAGAGGATTATTTCCGACAAAAACGTACTCATTTTTATtagaaatagtcattttgattGTAAAATTTTGATCGCAAAAATTCGTTTCTCTTGTAGTGGTTAGAGGATGATTCTATTGAGATTGATAATTATCCATCTTATATTCTTTTCCTCATTTGATGGagtctttttaataaatatattgatgttgattctaaaaataaaaataaaaatatatatgagatttagaaaatatactctcaaatatattttaaaacatattcTATAAGGATCGATATAAAAAAGAAGATTGATCCAATAAAAGAGCTCGAGATATATctcatttaagaaaaatagagtaatataatatttagaaaTGAGAATTTAAAGAAGCCTTATTAGATAATATTTGCTTAATTGTTCATTATATGTTGAATCTAaatctcacaattttttttttttttaaaatagaggtatataatattagttatCTCGATTAATGTATTGGATATACTCTATGATCCCATTCATATTGGGTAATTAATACACCAAATGCTGAATTGGCTAAGCGGAAATTATTTATGCAAGTGAAGTTTCAAATCTTTAATCCAATGCAAGTGTTTAATGTTTATCAACATCCGGTATGCCCCACTTGAGTTCCCCATTGGTTTTCAAAGAAATCCAACATATTATTATCGACAATGGCTTCCAAAACTACTTGTCACCTCTAATTTCTCAAATATTACTCTCTCAACCAATCAAGCATTCGACAATTACGCCAATGGCATTGGCTTGATGGCACAATACCCACATctccaaaatggaaatcatgagttcgacccccctcccccaatatattaaaaaagcatTCGACAATTACCATGCCAAATCAATCTATGGGATAGCCTGATAGTTAGAAAGGACTTTGGAGTGAGCATTATAATTTGGATGTATTGGATTTGAATAGTCACTATGCATTCACAATCTTAAAATTATTGGATTAATTATCTATTAAATTATCTACAATGTACTTGCAAGATAATTTTTATCAAAAGTCTATGCACTCCTAAATTAGCCTAGACTTAATTTATGAATACCTAATGCTAAACAAAAAGACACTACCATACCACATTAGACATTGAATTGGCTCCAAAGGAATTATCATGTCAATAAAATTTCAAACTCctaaccttttaaaaaaaaaaaattaagaatgttTTATTGATCAAATCATTTATAACAAGGAAATAATGCATGAAGGGCAGTCCACTTCAGGAAGTATGGGCTACTACGTTGATCTCTCTTCGGATATGGTTCAAAGTCCACTTAGGGAAGTTCTTAATCTTTTGCTTAATGTCACTGATCACCATCCATGTACTTGTCCAAACTTCCTCTTCCTTTGTAATGGTTTGAATCACCTATAGTGAGTCCCTCTCAAGTATAATTCTCATTAGACCCAAATCAAGAGCAAAAAGTATAGCATGGAGAGCACCAAAGGCTTCTGCAAGTAGAGGATCAAGGAACAAGTATTTGTTCATTCTCATTATGGCCAGAACTTTACCTTCCTAGTCAAGAGTAACGATCTCAATTcatattttgcatcaaactttaTCAATAGCAacatctcaatttatcttaaTAGAATTCTGTAGTAGAGGATCCCATTTCTGAGGTATGCTACTAACTGACTCTGATCTGCTTGTGCTTTGGTAATGTGTTTCTTTTAGATTCTACAACATATCTTTTGATTGTTTCACCACTAGGTTTGGATGAATGAAGTCAGCTTGGAAAACAAATCTATTTCCTCTCTGCCACATCCTTTTTACAATCACTGCTATCTCCTCCAATTCTTCTTGCTCAGAGCTTTCACACATTACCTCCAAGATTTCCAAAAATGAATTCTTACTGACGTgactattttaaattttcttggaACACTAGCTCCATATATCTTGTGCTGTTGTACATCTCCACAGGACATGAGCTACTGATTCTTCTAAGACTTTCCTTTTAGAGAGATTTAAGTTTGTTGGGATAGCTTCGTGATAGACTTTCCGAAAACAAAAACTTTATCTGCCcgagatattttcaattctcaTATGATTGACCATAAACTCGTATAATTTCTACTACATGATGTCTACCCCTTGAGTTGATCTAGCATTTCTTTTTGCATACGGTAAGCACTTCTCACTATGAACTATCCTTTCGAGGTTCCTTTCCAAATTATCTTGTTAGGCTTATTGCAACGGCTAATAGGAATATGCTTTATGATCTCAGCTTCTTCATTtggaaaaatatcatcaatgaaagagGTCCTCCAACATTTTGCATCATAATTGATTCGCTCTTTCACTTTTACTTCTTTATCCAAAATTCTAATTGCGCTTTGTATATTGAATAAAGTACGTTTTGGAATCCACTTGTCTCGCCATATTAGAGTCTACTCACCATTCCCTATTATCCAAAATGTTCGTTTGTTCAATAAGTGACTTGCTGCTAAAATACTTCTCCACATGAATGATAGTCTATCGCAAAACTTGGCTTGAAAAAATGACTGCTTAGGAAACTATTTCTATTTTAACACTTGAGCTGCTAAGGAATTGAGGTTCTTAATCAATTTCCATCATTGTTTAGCTAACATAATTAGATTAAAGCTTTTCAAGTCACTAAACCCAAGACCACCAGCTTGTTTGGATTTTCCCATTTTGCTTCAAGAGATCCAAtggatttttctttcattctcttGTTGACCCCACCGATAGTTGtgcattactctttttatatCTCTTAACAGACATGCTGGAAGCTTGAACACTCCCATACTGTAAGTGGGTAAGGATTGCAATACTACTTTGAGTATGATTTCTTTCCCAACTTGAttgaaaaatttcattttgtagtTGCTTATCCTTTGTCAAACTTTGTCCAAGATGCTTATGAAGGAACTTGCTCAATATTTGCCAACAAGGGCAAGGAACTTTCATATGATAATGTAGATCTTATGCCTGCAATGCTCAATATGATTTTTTGTGTCTCTCGAGGTCTTCCTCCGAAATTGTATTAAAGTTTTCTCCATACTCAACTTTTGTCTAAACTGTATGAATTGGCTTTACAAAAGAGTAaaatgtcatatgcaaaaaagagATGCCTAATgtgaatatttcttcaagctaaAGGGATCCTGAGATTGCTCTTAATTTTTAAACACGATTCAGTAGAAAGCTTAATTCTTCAACACATACAATGAATAGGTAAGGTGATACAGGATGACATTGCCTAATTCCTCTAGGGGGTTTGAATAAGCATTGAGGATTACTAGGTATGTTCATCCGAGTTCCAACTCAGGAATCCGGGTAGACCCAAATCGGAATCCGAATTTCAAATCCGAGCCGGAACCTGGACTGAGTTAACCCGGGTCATAaacgggccgaaacccggatagatccgggttccggattgaacccgagtcttttttttttttaacccatataaaagcctaaatttatatctaatattttcacatgtagctctaatttttttataaaaaacagaagaataaatttaattatacacTTTAGAGGTTGAAAAATATCAACTCCTGTATCAAAATTCCACTTAATTTGCCtccaataaaaatgcatgtaaaataaaaaaaaaaattcaatattcatctatgcaagtatgcatgcattacaatacaatccactacatattatattatttgttatttatacatgacattacaaaatactaaattacaatatatgaattacaaaatcagtAATTTAATTTCCCCACATATGGCTCCAAGGCACTGCATGATGATGTAGAATAGAGCTCTTGTGAGAGAGAGTTTCCTTGCCAAGAGGAGTCCAAAGGTCACAGCAGGATTGATGTGTCCACCTATTGCAAAACAAGCACAAATATTTGGTTACTAAACATCTTCCTTGAAAACATTTAGCTCCATGGCCTTTCTCCAAGAAAAAGTCCATAGCAGCTTGAAGAAAGTCAGACTCACATTACACATAGCAGGAAAAACCCATTAAAAGGAGAGTTGGGAAAGCTAACCTGAGATACCAGCCGTGCAGTAAACAAGGGCAAAGATCATACCACCAAAAGCCCAAGCAATTCCTTGGATACCCACACTTTTACACTTTTCAGACTTGCCCACACCCATAACAGTCAAGATGGTGATGTAGAGGAGCAAGAAGGTAGCCACGAACTTTGTAATTCCAGCCCTATAGAAGGACCATGAGGAAAGCTCCCCTGGCTCAAACAAAGGAGCTGGGGGTGGCTCCTTGTAGTCTTTGTCTGTCTGAGCAGCTGTGCCCAAGTCTTAAAACTAGTAGATCCTCAAGTCTTAAAACTTGCTACTGTTTACATATAAGAGAACTAGAAACTAGATTATGGAAAAATTATGTCTTTCAAGCTATGAGAACTAGCAACTCATGTACTGCCCCACCATTAAGTACAATAGCTGAAAACCAACTaaacaaaaaacatataaagTAGGTAGATCTCCTAAATGCATTTGACAGATGAGGATTTAAATCATATACAAAAACACAACATTCGGCCCCTCTATTACAAAATCATCACAGATCTCTAAAGATGATATACTTTATACCCatgttcaacaaaaaaaaaaaaaatccagatcaATCAAAATAACGGCATATACTTTATAcatgtttaataaaataacaaaagaaacccAGATCTACCAAAGGTTCTtccccttttcattttctacacAAATGTtacgaataaatttttttttccctggttCAAAAAGTTCGATTCATACCTTTTTCTTATCGTAATAAAACATACTCAAATCTAAAACATACCCAAATCACAGAGAACAAACCTTGAGGTCGAGGATGATAGCGAGTTGGCGACGACGATGATGGGTCACAGGATGACGGGGTTTCTTCGACTGGCAGTGAGGgagggaggctagggtttcttcgATCAGCACTGAGGGAGGAAAGCAGGGCTATCTTTTCTTCGATCGGCCGACGGCAGTGAGGgagggaggctagggtttcttcaattgagagagagagagagagagagagagagagagagagagagaggcggaATGACCTAGAGGGATGGGAGAAAGGCGTCGGGCGATAGATGATGGGTAGGGTTTCATTTTCTACTTTATACGAACCCGGTACCCGGTGTTTTAAAAGGAAACCCGCTTTTCATATCGGATCTGAACCGCATATACCCGGTTTTCATAATATAGGTTGCAGTCCGGATTTAATTTGGGCCAGAACCCGTAACCGGAAATCTGGTTATCTGGGTTCCGAACTGGGCCTGGTTGAACACCCCTAAGGATTACCATTGATAAGTATAGTATAAGTAACATACTCAACGCACTTCATTACCAGTTCAATCCATCTTTGATTGAatcccatttttttcatttttgttcttAAGAAATTCCATTCAACACGATCATATGTCTTACTCATATCAAGTTTTAGGGTCATATAACCTGATTTTCCTGATAATCTGCTATTCATGGTGTGCAATGCGTCATTAGTTACAATAATACTGTCTGAAATCAACCTACCTCAAACAAATGCTAACCTAGTTGtcaatgaatgaatgaatgaagtattgatttcaaaagaagaaatttgAGGCTTGGAACGAATTTTAGCAGAGTTAAAATCTCAACAATAATATGTTGACGTATCATTTGGATCTTCTAACATTCTTATAAGAATTATAAAGACTTAGAAcgagagaaaaacaaataaattggcTTTTGAAacatttatttacaatttatagACTCAATAATTAGTGTTGTGGATCCCACTTTAGGTATTTATCTGTATCTAGAACATGTGGTGCATGGAAGACAATATTTACGGTTAAAAGCTAATGACATCCGCCTCGGATTCTAAAATTCAGAAAAGACAAATTATGTCTAGTTTGTTTTCATTATCATTCTtatttcattctattttatttaattattataattttttaaaaattttaaataaaataaaataaataattaattttttcaaattttaaaataaaaataatattaaaatttattataataatattttatttaatttttaacttctatctcaattcatcttatctcatttataaaaaaattaagtcaataatatcttttttttttctaatcaagcttataatatatattaatgagaaTTACAAAGAGGGGGT
This is a stretch of genomic DNA from Carya illinoinensis cultivar Pawnee chromosome 3, C.illinoinensisPawnee_v1, whole genome shotgun sequence. It encodes these proteins:
- the LOC122304592 gene encoding probable aquaporin PIP-type pTOM75; translation: MNSRLSGKSGYMTLKLDMSKTYDRVEWNFLRTKMKKMGFNQRWIELVMKCVEYVTYTILINDLGTAAQTDKDYKEPPPAPLFEPGELSSWSFYRAGITKFVATFLLLYITILTVMGVGKSEKCKSVGIQGIAWAFGGMIFALVYCTAGISGGHINPAVTFGLLLARKLSLTRALFYIIMQCLGAICGEIKLLIL